In Streptomyces sclerotialus, the DNA window GGCGCGGGTGCTGATTCACGACCCCACCCTGCGTGACGGCCATCACGCGGTACGTCACCAGCTCGACCGCAAGCAGCTGAGCGGATATGCGGCGGCGGCCGATGCCGCGGGGATTCCCGTGGTCGAGGTCGGGCACGGAAACGGGCTGGGCGCGTCGTCCCTCCAGGTCGGCCGGGCCAGGCTAAGCGACGACGAGATGTTGTCGGTCGTGCGCGAGGCGTTGCCGAACAGCCGGATGGGCGTCTTCATGCTGCCGGGCTGGGGCACCGGCGCCGACCTGGAGAAGGCCGTGGCGCATGGCGCCGACGTGGTGCGTATCGGCACCCACTGCACCGAGAGCGATGTCGCGGAGCGCCACTTGGGCAACCTGAGGGATGCCGGTGCGGAGGCGCACGGTGTGCTGCTGATGAGCCACATGGCGACTCCTCAGCGGCTTGCCGAGGCCTGTGCCGCCATGGTCGAGTACGGCGCGCAGGCCGTGGGCATCTTCGACTCGTCCGGTCACTACCTGCCTCCGGACGTCACGGAGCGGATCACCGCCATCACCGAGGCCGTCGATGTCCCCGTGATCTTTCATGCCCACAACAACCTGGGGATGGCCGTGGCCAACTCGGTCGCCGCGGCGGAGGCAGGGGCTAGGATCATCGACGGCTGCGCCCGGGGCTTCGGTGCCGGGGCGGGCAACACCCAGCTCGAGGTCCTGGTGCCGGTACTAGAGCGGACCGGGTTCGCGACGGGTGTCGATCTGTACGGCCTGCTGGATGCCGCCGACCTGGCGGAGCGG includes these proteins:
- the dmpG gene encoding 4-hydroxy-2-oxovalerate aldolase, which codes for MNQDTVETATDPARVLIHDPTLRDGHHAVRHQLDRKQLSGYAAAADAAGIPVVEVGHGNGLGASSLQVGRARLSDDEMLSVVREALPNSRMGVFMLPGWGTGADLEKAVAHGADVVRIGTHCTESDVAERHLGNLRDAGAEAHGVLLMSHMATPQRLAEACAAMVEYGAQAVGIFDSSGHYLPPDVTERITAITEAVDVPVIFHAHNNLGMAVANSVAAAEAGARIIDGCARGFGAGAGNTQLEVLVPVLERTGFATGVDLYGLLDAADLAERDLMSTPPTTDSVSIVSGMAGVFSGFKARVLDISRREGVDPRDVFFELGRRQVVAGQEDLIVDIVMDLRNNTGVRKDDEDRRDAARH